The Ictalurus furcatus strain D&B chromosome 12, Billie_1.0, whole genome shotgun sequence nucleotide sequence AACCAAACAACACTTTTCCAAGCTCTGAGTCATAAAAGGTAATCTCATGTTCAAGATTATGATTTTTCTTAATAGATATTGTCATGATGTAGTTAGTATTGTACTAACAGATATTTAGGCGATTTAGAAAATTATGTCTGCGCATtagtgatgtgtcattcatgaaagattcgttcatttggAACGACTCTTTAATATGACTCTTgtacgagttgtctcagagagtgattcgttcagtTTTGACCGCGCATGCACCGCAACATCCGCATAAGTTCTGTACCGGAagcagaaatgattagttcacatCTCGAGTCTTGGGGTGCGAGTAGTTCGTTGTTCcggtgttttttttatgggaGACCatactgtgtgtaataaattgaaTTTTCAAGGAAAAATAGGGTTGTCAGTGGTTTAAAAATTTGTTGTGGGTCTATTGGGTGGCCTGGATGAGTGTGAGACTGAAATTATGTCCCAGTCCGGCCGTGAAGAAAACTGCGTCACGTCCCGGACCTGAAATCATCTTCCCTGTAAAGCTGCTGTTTATCAGctgtgtgttatatattttatataacacatattttatatataagtttcTCTCTTTGATTAACATTCAGTGTTTGGGGAATTTAGATTTATGTGTGGAACAAACATAATGTGTTTTAAGATCTGGCTTCTACGGAAAAGgccatgattatttattttttttctgagctgttATCTCCAGATCACAACTTAGTTTTCTTGAGATGTCCCtacaaaatgttttctttaacatttattttacttttcagttCCACACAGCCATCACCAAAATAGTGGGACAGTACGGAGGGGACGTGGTGgtgaaaaaaatatgatatgGGAGGaacttttatattttcatgCTTTTGCGTTGCGTTCTCTCTTTGTACAAACAGTACTTCCGGTTTAATTTCTCTCTGGCAGCAGGGCAGTGGTTCAGACATACCACGTTCACAGTGGAGCGGTTcgtagatttttattttgatcttggactcaaatataaagaaataaagtcagtGGTTAGTTGAAGGTTTTCACAGTGGAGTTAAGCACCAGCTCATCCTGAATTCTCGGTTATTAGCCGCACGTCATTTTTAGTTGCGCAGCTTTTAGACACTTAGCGGTAACAGCACCGAAAGCGGAAAACGAGCTCCTACACAACCAAAACAACTTCACTTTAAATACAcaacaatcattttaaataaataagaaacaaaacCAACACACAAGAgggttcatttttatatttatgcttttacatttaaaaaatgagcaaaattgaTTAAGTTTAAAGAGATGCTATAAAGCATtaagtcaaataaaaataattttttactaaaaacatgatttaagagacattattatccatccatccatccatcttctatactgcaaggtggggtacaccctggacggggtgccagtccattacagggcacaatcacacacacattcacacacccattcatacactgtggACTCTTTGGACttgcaaatcagcctaccagGTACTCAGGTACTCTAGCATGGAaattactgccaaatgtgtctccctGGGTTCtttctactgtagaaaagggttcTATGGTACCACAGtggtcagcacagagcagagcccaatgttagcgcaggacgtaagatccctcttggtcataggggccatagaacatgtaccccgttccctgtgggagggaggtttttacagccattattttctggtccgcaaaaaagatgggagaatatggccaattttagatctgcgtcatctgaactgtactctgcggacatacaggttcaagatgctgacgcccacacttatcgttccacagattcagtttgcggactggtttgtgacgatagatctaaaagatgcatatttccacatagaaatattgccctgtcacaggaagttcctgaggtttgcgtttggaggcaatgcgtaccaatatcgggttcttcccttcaggctagctttatccccttgcaccttcataaagtgcatggatgtcattctggctccaatgcgactccagggcattcgtgtactaaactacctggacgactggttaattctagcatggtccagggaactggtgagtcaacatcgagatgttgttctcaacCACAttaagagcttggggctcaggttgaacctcaagaaaatgatgctttctccagtgcagtggacaacttctCTAGAGGTTACAAGGATTCTACTACGTTGATGGCatgtctatccccaacatgcatagggaaaatcctatcaacattgagcaagataaagctggatctcggcatcccctccagtctcttcGAGAAACTGTTAAGGTGTATGGCAGCAGCAgacaacgtcataccattgtcTACGATTGATgtctacgtgctctgagaatttggaggtgtccccagtctctaaccttgggtcacactctagggatgtctccttatcgcaagaagGTAATGACAGATACCTCCCTCACTGGCTGGggcacggtcttagacagcagtccagctcacggtctctggagcggccctcatctgaaGCGGCTTATAAATCATCTAGAAATGTGGGCCGTGTTTCTGGcatcatgtgttttatatatatatatatatatatatatatatatatatatatatatatatatatatatatatatatatatatattatatatatcaaccaccagggaggatcaTGTTctcgcaactaattcttctctgggcagaggaaAAGTTTTTGTCAGCGAGTGCAATGTatattctgggcaactggaatgtgggggcagacatccggttgaggcaggggctgaggctcaggaattggaggctccatccacaaatggtggagtccatatggcggcggtttggccaagcggaagtggatgtgttcacctccgagggGAAAACACAttgcccgctgtggtttgccctcactcctcccacaccattggggctggacgtcatggtgcacacatggccaaggtcatatctgtacatttttcccatgatcgctctgctcccacaagctctagagagagttcgccaagactgtctatgtcggctgctagtagcaccttattagccagctcgaatatggttctcagagataacaTCCCTGCTGGACGGTACTCCtttggagattcccatccgcggagatctactgtctcaagccagagggctgatttatcaccctcggccggaactatggaaactgtgggtctggtcCCTGGTCTCGCAACTGAGATCGTAGAGAAcatgttgaacgctagagcaccatccacgaggaagttgcatgcgctcaagtggcaactttttgtctcgtggtgtgaggaacataaGCTAGACCAACTGAAcggcacaatagctacagtcctggagttcttacaaggatgtttcgcAGCAGTGGCTCCTTCTACATCAGGGTgtacgtggctgccattttggccaaccactcccctattgatggagcctctgtggagcagcatcctctaacttcaaggtttatgcatggtgtcaggcagtTGAGGCCCATCTtcagaccatgcatacctccacacacacacaaacacacacacacacacacacacaaacacaagattTTGTTTTAGGagcaacattttcttttcttgagAGATGTGAAagatttttccccccaactttacctgtgtgtttgttttgtgttttctaggAGTGTAAGTAATTCCAGCAGAAGCGATCAGCATCTTCAGGactcagctgtgtgtccatgagcTGTCCGTGTATACACTAATATTCAAACATGGAGACCCCTGACCTGGACACAGATAATGTGACTCCACCCTCAAAAAACCATTAAGCTACCATGTCCTAGTATTTTAGTCATTAAATGTTCATATCTGAAATATGTAGTgagtttatatgaaaataataattgaaCCCAAATTTATACTAAGCAGGAAAACTTAGCAGTCATCACTTGAAAAAACTGCTAGATTCTGTTGATTGTAAGTAAAATGATGTCCTTATGAAAATTAACCATACAAAGCTGTAAAGCCATCGTAAAGCTAGTTCATGGCACCATTATAAATGTACAAAGATTGTAAATTGAGGAGCAAATTGTTTTCAGGgataaaacacagacagggcatcatttgggtactcggtgtattttattttgtatatttcttgATCAAGCTATTAATTTGTGGTTACGTGAGTGAGACTTACATCAAGTGCAGCAcacaggtgtttatttaacctCATTTCAGACTGTGGTCAAGCCAAACCGTGATAGAAACTCCAGTGCACTCATACAAAGGTTTATGGTAACTACCTTCAGATGGCTACACTTTGAATATCTGCTGTGAATTCTGGACAGTTTGAAAATGTTGAGCAGTAGTGTACTATGAGCCGTTTCAGCGTTATTTTTTCCAAGTTCACGCAGGCCAAATGGAACAAGGCTGTGTACTATTAAGTAAGCATGCTTCGAGGCAGTTAGGTTCCCACTCGCAAACTTCCTGCTCTGTATGCTACGacctctgctgctgctgcctaGTGTGTAAGGAGAGGTAGAGGTCATAacaaatattaaacagaaatatcacaATGTACATTATGATACAAATTCTCTCACTGTATTCTGTATCCTGATTATTGAGACAATGAAATTCTGTCTCATGCCCACTCTATAATGTTGTACAGTAaactacagagaaagagatcagactcaccggaacccagctgtgtctccatgaagagtgatgcgTCTATGGATTTTCCTCAGAACTTTAGAAATAGAgactcctcatctgtacacaggTAACATCTCATAGTTCtcatagttaaagtcacagttaaTGGCTGTGCTACACAATCATTAGCAGCtattttgatttatattttagtTTCTTGGTCTTTAGTGATACTACAGAACTTTATGAAGGTCAAAATGTCTTATAGGTAATGTCTTAAATGCTAAAGCAAGAAATGCTAATATAACCAAAACAAACTGTAGGAAACAATATGTAATGACACTaaaactattactactactactactactactactactactactaataataataataataataataataataataatatgtggagtcatgtgggcctggaattgaaccgccaaaactacgattagtggacaacccgctctaccacctgagccacagccactaaaaataatcatcatcatcatcatcatcatcatcatcatcatcatcacgacGACGGTTGCTTGGACgtgtctccatgaagagtgatgtgTCTGAGTATCTCtgtaaaatataatagaaaatgGAGACCCTTTATATGAACACAGGCACTGATTATTTACCATAAATCATATAACTgacattacagtatttattaataataataatcaaaatcagCATTTTCCTCAATTGAAACATTTTACCTCCCAAAATCATGTCAGTAGGTCTACTGATAACTAAATTGTCCCTACAGGTGATGGACTGAATCTCATCCACAGTGTAGTATAATTCTGGATAAAGTTACAGATTTTTATACCTGTGAACCTTTCTAGCaggtttttataataataattatctgtATTTGCATCATTTaggacacattatctgttcattctgaatgatGTCCTCATGTTCTGTTACAACCATAATGaccatatacagtcccctccacaagtattggaacagcgagGCCAATTCTTGCacttttgctatacactgaagacatttgggttggaGATAAAAGATAAATGATACAATAgaccagaatttcagctttcatttcctgaatgataaggtgccatgttctaagttatttaacacatctagatgtaaataatagaaaaacaaaatctagaAAACCTCAAATTAAAATGGGTACATTTTTTCTCCAGGTTCACAATGTTGGTGATGATGTATTTAGCACTGTGTTTTCTAAATATTAATGCCCTTACTACAATTATTTGACTAAAATTAGGGCTAAAGTTTAGACTACAGTATTAAAGTGATGAAAGTTATTGTCTAACAGCTACAGTTTTTATTCCCAGTGTTCTACAGAAGTCaggagacagaagagaaaagaacgTCATCACAGCTACAGGGTAAGATCAAACCCAACAACATGACTGTGACACTGATGCGCTGATATTATAAACATCTCTGCTGTTATTTCCTGCAGAGTGATTAGATTATAGAAAACATACTGTAGAATAAGGCAAATACACAGTGAGAACATCATAAAGAACGGTTATCTGTGGTAACcactcagaaaaaaatgtgatcttaaaCTCTAATAATTACACCCCATATCTCACCATGTCTTTTTACTTCACCCTGTCACAGACACGACCCAGAACCTGCTGCTGTAAATGAATTCCAggaaatgttcaaattaaatctGATGAAGaaatttcagtgtttaaatggAGTGATGATAAACCCGGAAAACCGAACActcctgaatgagatctacacagagctgtACATCACACAGGGAGACAGTGGAAACgtcaataaagaacatgaggtgACACAGATCGAGGCAGCATCCAggagaacaacaacagaggaaacaccaaTCAAATGCAATGACATCTTTAAGCCGTTATCTAATCAAGACAAACCCATCAAAACTGTGCTGAAAAAGCCCTTATCTAAAAAAGACAAACCCATCAGAACTGTGCTGACAAAGGGAGTCGCTGGCATCGGAAAAACAgtttctgtgcagaagttcattctggactgggctgaagggaaaGCAAATCAAGATGTCCACCTCATTtttccacttcctttcagagagctgaatttgatgaaggaccagaaactgagtctgatggatctccttcatttctgttttacggagacaaaagaaacagaaatgtccagtttggaaaaggttctgttcatttttgatgGATTGGACGAGTGTCGTTTTCCTCTGGATTTCCAGAAcacagagaaagtgtgtgatgtaactgaatcagcatcagtgcatgtgctgctgataaacctgatcaaagggaatctgcttccctctgctctcatctggatCACCTCCCGAACCGCAGCAGCTGATCAAATCCCCTCTGAGCGTGTCCATCGagtcacagaggtacgagggttcaatgACCCACAAAAGGAGGattacttcaggaagaggatcagtgatcagagcctggccaataacatcatcacacacctgaagtcattaagaagtctctacatcatgtgccacatcccagtcttctgctggatttcagccactgttctagagagaatgttggatGAAGCAGAGAatggagagatccccaagactctgactcaaatgtacacacatttcCTCATCATTCAGACAAACATCATAAGAGAAAAGTACTCAAAGAAGCAGGAGAGTGATGAAGAAATGCTTCTCAAACTGGGACGACTGGCTTTTCAGCAGCTGAAGAAGggcaacctgatcttctatgacgAAGACTTGAGAgggtgtggcattgatgtgagagaagcagcagtgtactcaggtgtgtgtacgcagatcttcagagaagagtttggacttcaccagagtaaagtgtactgctttgttcatctgagCATTCAGGAGCATCTCGCAGCTCTGTATGTGCACATGACATTCATGatggaaaagagaaatgttctTAAACAGTTCTCTGACCAGTTGACTGAAGAAATTACAATCTCAGATGTCCACAAGAGTGCTGTAAATCAGGCCTTAAAGAGTCAGACTGGACATCTGGATCTTTTCCTCCGCtttcttctgggtctctcactggagtccaatcagaaCCTCTTACATACCTTAGTAACACATACAGGAAGTAGCTCCCAGACAGGACAGTggaatacagtacagtacattaagaTGAACCTCGATAGAGATCTTCctacagagaaatccatcaatctgttccagtgtctgaatgaactggggGACAATTCTCTAGTGGAGGAAATCCAACTCtacctgaaatctggaaaacaaagtgaactctcttcttcacagtggtctgctctggtgtttgtCTTACTGACATCAGCAGAGGATCTGGAGGAATTTGAcctgaataaatatatttctacaGATAATATAAGAGATGGGATTCTTGTGAAGGTGATGCCTGTGATTGCAGCATCCAGAAAAGCAATGTAAGTAGAGCTGAATAGAACTGTTCTACTGTTACAGTGTTAAgagaacaaatcaaatgtcttAGCTGTTCAGATGAATCTAACTCTTCATGACATTTTAGACTTTCTTTTCTCCTCATATGAACATTTAAGATCAGACTCTTGCTTTCCCATTTGGTGTCCCGGATCTTATACTCCATGTTTATAcaatgtgtgtgatgatgtacgCAGCTGAAAACTCCCACCAAGCCGAATCTGAACAGCTCTGACTGTGTGGGACTTTAGTCTAACGGATGTTTGTGCTTTTGAAACTGAGAAGTTGCAGTGAAAGCTTTGAGGACTTGTTTGATAATTTGCATTACTGTTAgttcattatgtattatttccTTCAGTATTAGGTGTGATACAATTCAAAAAAGTGGTTGGTCAGCTCTGGCCTCAGTGCTCAGCTCAGAAACCTCCAATCTGAGAGAACTGCATCTGACTGTGGATACACTGGATCTGACTGGGAgtaaactaggagactcaggagtgaagcgtctctctgctgtactggtgAATCCTCAgtgtaaagtaaaaaatctgaagtaagatcatctctctgagagacaCAGTACCTCACTAAAAGCTGCAGTTAATAGTTGTGTGCAGTTCTGTTTTTTCAGTTAAATCAGTACAACATACAGAACAAATATATTAGTCATTAAACATATCACTTgtgcaataatagtaataattaaatgCACTTAGATAGgtgtataaaatacatttaaacagagatttaaaaaaaaaaacctgactcaTTAATTTTAGCATAAACTATCAATAGTTTTACACCGTAATTGTCAGTGTTAATAATATCTTGTGATTGGACAAAAGAAGGGAGACAGTCCAACATAACAGACATATCATCTTTACAGTACGttttaaaccaaaatgaaaatgtgttgatgaagagtgtgtcattgtgtctctgcagatAGTATGATTATGATAtttcagatgaaggctgtgctgctctggcttcagccCTTTTTacactgtaactaatcacagaaactgcagctcagacacaaactaaatacactgtgtgtgagctgcagggtttaaaagcagcagggaaatggtgcaaatgatctcaaaataaagaacttttaaattaaaatgagtttgagaacttttaaattaaaatgagaagttaATGTCATAGAACAGAAACGGTAAAAATATGATGCAACAGTCTcacacttacttacttttttccctctggggAACACGGGCCACTGACGACCTTCCACCATCTTTCACAGTTGTTCACTAACCTCTCCAGTTGTTTTCACTCCTTTAGACCTATCAACGcccaaagtattattttaatgactttgggGGTCATTTTTAGAtctttagtaaagttgtgtgtaaatgtttgcgtgaGTCAAACCCAACTCGAATTTTccaccagatttacaaaagtctctgaaagtctgattttcttcatacttgctttaatgattagttttattagtCTTAATTTATGAGTTTGTATCGgctcactttttaaaatatatttaaataaatgtcaataatataatacatcTGATATTCACAAATTATCTCAGTGGTgctcttagtccctgatctagtgaactagcatgaggatgtgtttttgatagaaactCCAAATACGtctataagtcgctctggataaaggggtctgctaaacgctgtaaacatgtttaaaataagcaatttaaactcaacagaatattatatataaaattaccaTGTATACTATATAAATTTGCAgaaatccatgcaaattatatgatttgaagttgatCAAGTCGAAGTTTACGTTCGTTAGTCTGGGGCTCAAgctgggaaatgtgaagaaaagaatttcactgtgctgtaatgtatatgtgacaaataaaggtttcttctcatgtaaaaatgtacacacactcaggagtacgagtagaatacgaatgaacaggatttttcatgaaaatttcttgtgtaaacgctcgtacaaacgatttacacacacacccgttcatatccagttttataaatgagtcacattgttaattagaataaacagatgatattaaatcctcatgacattctgaataataaaatcccacacatcatctttaatgtaatgaaaatgtgttgatgaagagtgtgtcattgtgtctctgcaggttgcgTAGTTGTGAtctctcagatgaaggctgtgctgctctgacttcagctctgagatcaaacccctcacacctgagagaactgaatctgtcTAGGAATaatctaggagactcaggagtgaagtgtctctctgctggactggagaatcctcactgtaaactggagatactgaagtaagatcatctctctgagagtcacatgacctgctcctcagtaagacacattctctaatagtgagactgaagcagaggttttaggttcatcatcaatgtcctgaggaggaagattgtttcttttcactgcacactgatgatctgtcacagaatctttgggtcagatgtacgtatgtgagaagctgcagtacaaaacgtgacttgatgcgacggcaatgtgtctaaaattactgtgaaatttactacaacactgtaactaatcacacaaactgcagctcagacacaaactaaatacactgtgtgggAGCTGCAGGGTTTAAAAGCAGCAGGGAAATGGTgcaaatgatctcaaaataaaggatttttaataaaataaaataaaaattggaagTTAATGTCATAGAActgaaaaggtaaaaaaaaaaatgaaacatttgatttttaattaaaaatgagtcACTATGaaaagggttgccagatctgctttACAGAAGCAGCCCAATGGACTTCATTATAAATTTATCAGTCTCaaacttacttacttttttccctccGGGGAACACAGACCACTGACGACCTTCCACCATCTATCACAGTTGTTCTCTAACCTCTCcatttgttccctttcaaagggaacttcgacattgcatttatcataacagtatgggaagcgccttGCGCGcctgaccagtatctgaagcacgtgtaaaatcatgcctctacttctaggcctgccatgatcaggtgacgtggcaattaagcgtgtcacatgatatatatatggcacctgtgaaccacgcctccagccttattatcttcagcaagactgcatgtctgatgtttgtgtgacaaaaacgcttcatttctaatctatattttctcaaaatctctaaacgtttctat carries:
- the LOC128616071 gene encoding NACHT, LRR and PYD domains-containing protein 12-like isoform X3 — encoded protein: MEQGCVLLSKHASRQLGSHSQTSCSVCYDLCCCCLVCKESKLQRKRSDSPEPSCVSMKSDASMDFPQNFRNRDSSSVHSVLQKSGDRREKNVITATGHDPEPAAVNEFQEMFKLNLMKKFQCLNGVMINPENRTLLNEIYTELYITQGDSGNVNKEHEVTQIEAASRRTTTEETPIKCNDIFKPLSNQDKPIKTVLKKPLSKKDKPIRTVLTKGVAGIGKTVSVQKFILDWAEGKANQDVHLIFPLPFRELNLMKDQKLSLMDLLHFCFTETKETEMSSLEKVLFIFDGLDECRFPLDFQNTEKVCDVTESASVHVLLINLIKGNLLPSALIWITSRTAAADQIPSERVHRVTEVRGFNDPQKEDYFRKRISDQSLANNIITHLKSLRSLYIMCHIPVFCWISATVLERMLDEAENGEIPKTLTQMYTHFLIIQTNIIREKYSKKQESDEEMLLKLGRLAFQQLKKGNLIFYDEDLRGCGIDVREAAVYSGVCTQIFREEFGLHQSKVYCFVHLSIQEHLAALYVHMTFMMEKRNVLKQFSDQLTEEITISDVHKSAVNQALKSQTGHLDLFLRFLLGLSLESNQNLLHTLVTHTGSSSQTGQWNTVQYIKMNLDRDLPTEKSINLFQCLNELGDNSLVEEIQLYLKSGKQSELSSSQWSALVFVLLTSAEDLEEFDLNKYISTDNIRDGILVKVMPVIAASRKAMLRSCDLSDEGCAALTSALRSNPSHLRELNLSRNNLGDSGVKCLSAGLENPHCKLEILKLWCCDISDEGCAALTSALRSNPSHLRELYLSENNLGDSGVKCLSAGLENPHCKLEILKLWCCDISDEGCTALASALRSNPSHLRELDLSRNNLGDSGVKCLSAGLENPHCKLEILKLWCCDISDEACAALTSALRSNPSHLRELNLSENNLGDSGVKCLSAGLENPHCKLEILKLRYCGVSDEGCAALASALRSNPSHLRELNLSENKIGDSGVKCLSALKNDEHYKLQSLEFY
- the LOC128616071 gene encoding NACHT, LRR and PYD domains-containing protein 12-like isoform X1, translating into MLRPLLLLPSVKLQRKRSDSPEPSCVSMKSDASMDFPQNFRNRDSSSVHSVLQKSGDRREKNVITATGHDPEPAAVNEFQEMFKLNLMKKFQCLNGVMINPENRTLLNEIYTELYITQGDSGNVNKEHEVTQIEAASRRTTTEETPIKCNDIFKPLSNQDKPIKTVLKKPLSKKDKPIRTVLTKGVAGIGKTVSVQKFILDWAEGKANQDVHLIFPLPFRELNLMKDQKLSLMDLLHFCFTETKETEMSSLEKVLFIFDGLDECRFPLDFQNTEKVCDVTESASVHVLLINLIKGNLLPSALIWITSRTAAADQIPSERVHRVTEVRGFNDPQKEDYFRKRISDQSLANNIITHLKSLRSLYIMCHIPVFCWISATVLERMLDEAENGEIPKTLTQMYTHFLIIQTNIIREKYSKKQESDEEMLLKLGRLAFQQLKKGNLIFYDEDLRGCGIDVREAAVYSGVCTQIFREEFGLHQSKVYCFVHLSIQEHLAALYVHMTFMMEKRNVLKQFSDQLTEEITISDVHKSAVNQALKSQTGHLDLFLRFLLGLSLESNQNLLHTLVTHTGSSSQTGQWNTVQYIKMNLDRDLPTEKSINLFQCLNELGDNSLVEEIQLYLKSGKQSELSSSQWSALVFVLLTSAEDLEEFDLNKYISTDNIRDGILVKVMPVIAASRKAIIRCDTIQKSGWSALASVLSSETSNLRELHLTVDTLDLTGSKLGDSGVKRLSAVLVNPQCKVKNLKLRSCDLSDEGCAALTSALRSNPSHLRELNLSRNNLGDSGVKCLSAGLENPHCKLEILKLWCCDISDEGCAALTSALRSNPSHLRELYLSENNLGDSGVKCLSAGLENPHCKLEILKLYSCDISDEGCAALASALRSNPSHLRELNLSGNNLGDSGVKCLSAGLENPHCKLEILGLWCCDISDEGCTALASALRSNPSHLRELDLSRNNLGDSGVKCLSAGLENPHCKLEILKLWCCDISDEACAALTSALRSNPSHLRELNLSENNLGDSGVKCLSAGLENPHCKLEILKLRYCGVSDEGCAALASALRSNPSHLRELNLSENKIGDSGVKCLSALKNDEHYKLQSLEFY
- the LOC128616071 gene encoding NACHT, LRR and PYD domains-containing protein 12-like isoform X2 encodes the protein MKSDASMDFPQNFRNRDSSSVHSVLQKSGDRREKNVITATGHDPEPAAVNEFQEMFKLNLMKKFQCLNGVMINPENRTLLNEIYTELYITQGDSGNVNKEHEVTQIEAASRRTTTEETPIKCNDIFKPLSNQDKPIKTVLKKPLSKKDKPIRTVLTKGVAGIGKTVSVQKFILDWAEGKANQDVHLIFPLPFRELNLMKDQKLSLMDLLHFCFTETKETEMSSLEKVLFIFDGLDECRFPLDFQNTEKVCDVTESASVHVLLINLIKGNLLPSALIWITSRTAAADQIPSERVHRVTEVRGFNDPQKEDYFRKRISDQSLANNIITHLKSLRSLYIMCHIPVFCWISATVLERMLDEAENGEIPKTLTQMYTHFLIIQTNIIREKYSKKQESDEEMLLKLGRLAFQQLKKGNLIFYDEDLRGCGIDVREAAVYSGVCTQIFREEFGLHQSKVYCFVHLSIQEHLAALYVHMTFMMEKRNVLKQFSDQLTEEITISDVHKSAVNQALKSQTGHLDLFLRFLLGLSLESNQNLLHTLVTHTGSSSQTGQWNTVQYIKMNLDRDLPTEKSINLFQCLNELGDNSLVEEIQLYLKSGKQSELSSSQWSALVFVLLTSAEDLEEFDLNKYISTDNIRDGILVKVMPVIAASRKAIIRCDTIQKSGWSALASVLSSETSNLRELHLTVDTLDLTGSKLGDSGVKRLSAVLVNPQCKVKNLKLRSCDLSDEGCAALTSALRSNPSHLRELNLSRNNLGDSGVKCLSAGLENPHCKLEILKLWCCDISDEGCAALTSALRSNPSHLRELYLSENNLGDSGVKCLSAGLENPHCKLEILKLYSCDISDEGCAALASALRSNPSHLRELNLSGNNLGDSGVKCLSAGLENPHCKLEILGLWCCDISDEGCTALASALRSNPSHLRELDLSRNNLGDSGVKCLSAGLENPHCKLEILKLWCCDISDEACAALTSALRSNPSHLRELNLSENNLGDSGVKCLSAGLENPHCKLEILKLRYCGVSDEGCAALASALRSNPSHLRELNLSENKIGDSGVKCLSALKNDEHYKLQSLEFY